The following proteins come from a genomic window of Trifolium pratense cultivar HEN17-A07 linkage group LG4, ARS_RC_1.1, whole genome shotgun sequence:
- the LOC123920955 gene encoding uncharacterized protein LOC123920955, translated as MNFPFSYLFPDIAESLKSVYQSMGTNPHFEMETIISPYEPKIPLPNDFWMVEKTRLLSEGVGFIRDDYNNYFKVYIGNDGDGGCLYDGSVIAMYCGFSKPQKVILSYQIFDNEFQMKVVDDLGEEVKYLGLLFPEDQQSLRSVVPNCVLQSAFVDTASFEPNVLPQLLLREDGVVFGYNGLDDVPLNIEHPDVDINQEYFHWEVKITKSMAAGRNVLHIPKHIADKCFPPDQNSVVLVNQETEQLYLCAVTTSYPPGRCTRRIGRGWYGFAKDARLKHGDKVVFTLPISPEFVLANIIRCAPGNV; from the exons ATGAATTTCCCTTTCTCCTACCTTTTTCCAGATATTGCTGAGAGTTTGAAAAG TGTTTACCAATCAATGGGAACAAATCCTCATTTTGAAATGGAAACTATAATCTCGCCATATGAG cCGAAAATTCCTCTCCCCAATGATTTCTGGATGGTGGAAAAAACTAGATTGTTGAGTGAGGGTGTAGGATTTATAAGAGATGattataataactattttaagGTTTATATCGGTAATGATGGTGATGGAGGTTGTCTGTACGATGGGAGTGTTATTGCTATGTACTGTGGTTTTTCAAAACCCCAGAAAGTTATTCTTAGTTATCAAATATTTGATAATGAGTTTCAAATGAAGGTTGTTGATGATCTCGGTGAGGAGGTCAAATACCTTGGTTTACTGTTTCCAGAAGATCAACAAAGTCTTAGAAGCGTTGTTCCTAATTGTGTTCTTCAATCTGCTTTTGTTGATACTGCTTCGTTTGAGCCCAATGTTTTGCCTCAACTTTTATTACGGGAAGATGGTGTTGTGTTTGGCTATAACGGTCTTGATGATGTCCCTCTTAATATTGAACACCCTGATGTGGACATTAACCAAGAATATTTTCATTGGGAGGTGAAAATTACTAAATCTATGGCTGCAGGAAGAAATGTTTTG CATATTCCGAAGCATATTGCCGATAAGTGTTTTCCACCAGATCAAAATAGTGTTGTTTTGGTTAATCAAGAAACTGAACAGCTTTACTTGTGTGCTGTTACCACGAGTTATCCTCCTGGCCGTTGTACCAGACGTATTGGTCGAGGTTGGTATGGCTTTGCAAAGGATGCTCGATTGAAGCATGGTGATAAAGTCGTTTTTACACTTCCAATTTCTCCTGAGTTTGTTCTCGCTAATATCATTCGGTGTGCTCCCGGAAATGTGTGA